CCCGGTGATCCTGAAGGAGGCAGCCATGCGCCGCACGACCGTGCAGAAGCCCCTGAAGAAGACGGAATCGCGCCGGATCCGCGACGAGGCGGACGAACGGCCCGCGGGCCGCCCCGAGGTGCGCAAGGACATCGCCCGCACCTGGTGGCCGGACGGCTGACGACCGGGCTGCCAGCCGGCTGACGGCTCGCTGGCGGCTCGCTGGCGGCCGACTACCTGAGCTCAGTCTCAGCGCTTCCTTAAGGCGACCCTAAAGATCGCTGCGAGCGGCCCCGAGCAGGCGATTTCACGGTTTCTTTGTTTCCGGCACCGCGTACGTGAGTACGTCACCACCGGTTCCGGTTCCGAGGAGATCCGCCATGCCCGCACGCCGCAAGGCCGCCGCCGTCGCCGTCGGCCTGACCCCGCTGGCCCTGACCGCGCTGTCCGCCGTGCCCGCGGCGGCGCACGGCTCGCTGGGCGACCCGGTCAGCCGCGTCGCCCAGTGCTATGCGGAGGGTCCGGAGAACCCGAGGTCGGACGCGTGCAGGGCGGCGGTCGCGGCCGGCGGGACGCAGGCGCTGTACGACTGGAACGGCGTCCGCATCGGCGACGCGAACGGGCGTCACCAGGAGCTGATCCCGGACGGCCGGCTGTGCAGCGCGAACGACGCGGAGTTCAAGGGCCTCGACCTGGCCCGCGCCGACTGGCCGGCGACGAGCGTGCGCGGTGGGTCGTACACCTTCGAGTACCGCGTGACCGCCCCGCACAAGGGGACCTTCACGGTGTATCTCACCAAGGCTGGCTACGACCCGGCGCAGCCGCTGGCCTGGGCCGATCTGGATCTGGAGCACCCGGTGGCGACCGCCACGGACCCGGTCGCGTCGGGCGGGTTCTACACGTTCTCCGGAACCCTGCCCGCACGGTCCGGCCGCCAGCTGCTGTATGCGATCTGGCAGCGTTCGGACAGCCCGGAGGCGTTCTACTCCTGCTCGGACGTCACGTTCGGCGACGGCTCCGGCGCGGCGCCGGCCGCCTCCGCGCCCTCGGAGGAGCAGATCCAGGACGGCGCCGACCGGTCGACGATCGAGCACCACGGTCACGGTGACGACGACGCGGCCACGACGACGGACCCGACCGCCTCCCCTTCGGCCGCCCCGGCCACGGACTCGTCGTCCACGGACTCGTCGTCCGCGGCCACGGCGGCCCCCGTGGCCGCGGACGACGACCGGCGCACCGCGGTCGGGTCCGGCGCCGGCTCGAGCAGCAGCTCGGGCGAGGACCTCGCCGAGACCGGCGGCGACGCCGGCGTCCCGTATCTGGCGGTGGGCGGCGCGACCGTCCTGGCGCTGGGCGCGGCGCTGCTGTTCGCGTCGGTGCGCAGGCGGGCGGCGGGCCCCCACCGGCCCGGCCGCCGAGCCGGGACCGGGGCGCCGAACCGGGCGCCCGCGACGAATGACTCCGGGGCCTGACCGGCGGCTCAGGTCGGACAGGCCCCGGCGAAACGATCCGCCCTCCGTGCTGTGCCCGCCGTCAGCTCAGGGCGGACGCGCAGGTGGTGGCGGTGGCGTGGGACGGGTCGAGCGCGTTGGCCACCTCGTGGAAGGCGATCCGGTCGAACAGCCCGATCGCCACGTGCTCGGAGAGGTCCAGCGGGCACAGGTCCTGGAGCAGGACGTTGTGTACGTCGGATCCGCTGAGGTACTGGCTGCGCCACGGTGTGGCCACCTCGTCGTACTTGGTGGCGATGACGGTGTAGTGGACGCCGGAGACGGTGTCGCCGCCCGCGTTGAGCTTGGTGAGGAAGGCCGAGCCGACGATCTGGTCGGCGAGGCCGGGGGTGGCGGCCGAGAGCAGGTCCTCGGCGCCCGGGAAGTAGGGCAGCAGGTTGGTGAGCCCGCTGAGCGTGGTGCCGTGGTTGTCGGGGGCGATGCCGACGAGCGCGTTCACCTTGGCGGCTCCGCCGAGGAACTTCAGGTAGTAGCGCGGCATCATCCCGCCCTGCGAGTGACCGACGAGGTCGGCCTCGGACGCACCGGTCGCGGCGAGCACCTTGTCGACGAAGGCGGAGAGCTGCTCGGCCGACCTGTCGATGGCACCGAGGCCGTTGAAGAGCGGGACGCCCGGCAGTTGGCCGTAGTCGAGCGAGTAGACGCAGTACCCGCGGACCGTCAGGTAGGGGGCCAGGGCCAGCCAGTTGTCGATCGAGTTCCCGAAGGTTCCGTGGACGAGGACGACGGGACGGGGGTGGGCGGCGGAGGGCTTGCAGCTGTAGTCGTTCCAGCCGCTCGACGAGGCGGCCGAGGCTGCGACGGACTCGACGGAGGCATGGGCGGCGGTGGCGGGGACGGTGGCCGCGGCGGCGGCCAGAAGCAGTGCGGCGAACGGTCTGAGCACGCGCTTCCAGGGCAGCATCGTGTGATCTCCTTGCGGCTCAAGGGAGGTGCGATGGCCTTACGCCCTGTGATCCGGATCACCAGGATGCTGTTCACCCATCAAGTTACGGATGAGTAGCAGACGTGTGAAGTTACGCGTCAGTAAAAACTTCCAGTGGTAGTCAGCGACTCAAGGACCACTGACGATCCGTCACCAGGCGGGCCTGATGGGACCGTAGGGCGCAATACGCATCAAACAGTCGCGCAACACGCGCACCTCACCCTCCCCCAGCACATCCGCCCAGGCCCGCACGACCTCGCCGGCCACCTCCTCGGCGGCCCGGGTGCAGTCCCACCCTCGCTCGGTGAGCACCACCAGCCGGGCCCGCGCATCCCCGGGATGCGGCCGCCGCTCGACGTACCCCTTGCGCACCAGCTCGTCGACGAGCTGGCTGGCGGCCTGCTTGGTGACCCCGAGATGGACGGCGAGGTCGGTGACCGTCGCGTCGCCCGGGGCGAGCCGGGCGAAGGCGAAGCCATGGGCGGGCCGCAGCTCGAAACCACGGGCGACGACACCGTCGTTGATGCGCTGCGTGAGCCCACCGGCGGCGGCGAGCAGGGCGGTGGCCAGGGCGAGGGCTTCGGAGTTCTGCACGCCCGCATTGAAACACCTTGACGAACTGGTCAAGCAGCTTGACTATGGAGCCATATAGTCAAGCTGCTTGACCATATTTCACGTCACCCGACGAACCACCCGGCACATCGGCCGACAAGCCACCCGGCGCGTCGCCCTCGACAGCCCACCCGACACATCGCCCGCCAGGAGGCACTCCCATGCCCGTCATCCGTTCCGTGGACGCCGTCACCCACGAGATCCACGGCGCCCGCTTCGTCTCGTACGCCACTCCCCTCACCGGCAGCAAGGAGCTGTGCGCCTGGCGCGGTGAGATTCCGGCCGGGACCAAGGGGCTCGCGCACACCGTCGACCGGGAGGAGATCTTCCACCTGCTCGTCGGCGACCTGCTCATCACGCTCGACGGCCGCACCGAACAGGTCTCGGCCGGCGACACGGTGATCGTCAACGCCGGTGCGACGCTCACCGTCGAGAACCCGACCGATCACACCGCGATCTCCTGGGTCACCACGTCCGTCG
This window of the Streptomyces sp. NBC_01275 genome carries:
- a CDS encoding lytic polysaccharide monooxygenase — encoded protein: MPARRKAAAVAVGLTPLALTALSAVPAAAHGSLGDPVSRVAQCYAEGPENPRSDACRAAVAAGGTQALYDWNGVRIGDANGRHQELIPDGRLCSANDAEFKGLDLARADWPATSVRGGSYTFEYRVTAPHKGTFTVYLTKAGYDPAQPLAWADLDLEHPVATATDPVASGGFYTFSGTLPARSGRQLLYAIWQRSDSPEAFYSCSDVTFGDGSGAAPAASAPSEEQIQDGADRSTIEHHGHGDDDAATTTDPTASPSAAPATDSSSTDSSSAATAAPVAADDDRRTAVGSGAGSSSSSGEDLAETGGDAGVPYLAVGGATVLALGAALLFASVRRRAAGPHRPGRRAGTGAPNRAPATNDSGA
- a CDS encoding triacylglycerol lipase gives rise to the protein MLPWKRVLRPFAALLLAAAAATVPATAAHASVESVAASAASSSGWNDYSCKPSAAHPRPVVLVHGTFGNSIDNWLALAPYLTVRGYCVYSLDYGQLPGVPLFNGLGAIDRSAEQLSAFVDKVLAATGASEADLVGHSQGGMMPRYYLKFLGGAAKVNALVGIAPDNHGTTLSGLTNLLPYFPGAEDLLSAATPGLADQIVGSAFLTKLNAGGDTVSGVHYTVIATKYDEVATPWRSQYLSGSDVHNVLLQDLCPLDLSEHVAIGLFDRIAFHEVANALDPSHATATTCASALS
- a CDS encoding MarR family winged helix-turn-helix transcriptional regulator, which produces MQNSEALALATALLAAAGGLTQRINDGVVARGFELRPAHGFAFARLAPGDATVTDLAVHLGVTKQAASQLVDELVRKGYVERRPHPGDARARLVVLTERGWDCTRAAEEVAGEVVRAWADVLGEGEVRVLRDCLMRIAPYGPIRPAW
- a CDS encoding cupin domain-containing protein; protein product: MPVIRSVDAVTHEIHGARFVSYATPLTGSKELCAWRGEIPAGTKGLAHTVDREEIFHLLVGDLLITLDGRTEQVSAGDTVIVNAGATLTVENPTDHTAISWVTTSVGLTARLADGTQITPPWAS